Proteins from one Alicyclobacillus vulcanalis genomic window:
- the rsmB gene encoding 16S rRNA (cytosine(967)-C(5))-methyltransferase RsmB yields the protein MIAEGRQRAYRALIRVERDGAYLNVALQEALAGSGLDERDRALATEIAYGALRRQMTIDWLLSPLLRRPMAKLDPEVRVILRMSAYQMTWLSRVPPYAVAHDAVELAKSHRPQAAPFVNAVMRRYAERAPEWADILRRSLARARDVERWSVEYSVPAWIIERLVHDHGPDRVIAALAAMNEPAPMALRVNRLRGSRDAVAARLASEGVAATPAALARDGLRIAGQVDVTRLPSYREGWVTLQDEGAMLVAPLLRAEPGMRVADLCAAPGGKTTHVAELMGDRGEIDAYDVTMAKVGAIRRQAERLGLAIVRPKLGDGRQVKPSAPYDAVLVDAPCTGLGVMRRRPDLRYRRRPDDVRALAELQYELLRHACEIVRPGGCIVYSTCTLLKEENESVVQRVASDPSTGVRVEDVAEDFRAWPELSGDCRPGLLLWPDAYATDGFFMARLRRA from the coding sequence ATGATCGCTGAAGGCAGGCAGCGGGCGTATCGGGCGCTCATCCGCGTGGAGCGAGATGGCGCGTACCTGAACGTCGCATTGCAGGAGGCGCTCGCGGGGTCCGGCCTGGACGAGCGCGATCGCGCCCTGGCCACGGAAATCGCGTACGGCGCCCTGCGGCGGCAGATGACCATCGATTGGCTCCTTTCGCCGCTTTTGCGCCGGCCGATGGCGAAGCTGGACCCCGAAGTGCGCGTCATTCTCCGCATGAGCGCCTACCAGATGACCTGGCTGAGCCGCGTGCCTCCGTACGCCGTGGCCCACGACGCGGTGGAGTTGGCGAAGTCGCATCGGCCGCAAGCCGCGCCGTTCGTCAACGCGGTCATGCGCAGGTACGCCGAGCGCGCGCCGGAATGGGCGGACATCCTGCGCCGCTCTCTCGCGCGGGCGCGCGACGTCGAGCGGTGGTCCGTCGAATACAGCGTGCCGGCGTGGATCATTGAGCGGCTCGTTCACGATCACGGGCCGGATCGGGTCATCGCGGCGCTCGCCGCCATGAACGAGCCTGCGCCCATGGCCCTGCGCGTCAACCGGCTGCGCGGATCGCGCGACGCTGTCGCCGCTCGGCTGGCCAGCGAGGGCGTCGCCGCAACGCCCGCGGCCCTCGCCAGGGACGGGTTGAGGATCGCCGGGCAGGTCGACGTGACGCGCCTGCCGTCCTACCGGGAAGGCTGGGTGACGCTCCAGGACGAGGGCGCCATGCTCGTGGCGCCCCTCCTGCGCGCGGAACCCGGCATGCGCGTGGCCGACTTGTGCGCAGCTCCAGGCGGCAAGACGACGCATGTCGCGGAGCTGATGGGCGATCGCGGCGAGATCGACGCCTACGACGTGACGATGGCCAAAGTCGGCGCCATCCGACGCCAGGCCGAGCGGCTCGGGTTGGCGATCGTGCGCCCGAAGCTCGGCGATGGGCGGCAGGTCAAGCCTTCGGCCCCGTACGATGCGGTGCTCGTGGATGCGCCCTGCACCGGACTTGGCGTCATGCGCCGGCGCCCGGATCTCCGGTATCGCCGGCGCCCGGATGACGTGCGCGCGCTCGCGGAGCTGCAGTACGAGCTTCTGCGGCACGCATGTGAAATCGTGCGCCCGGGCGGCTGTATTGTATATTCGACGTGCACACTGTTGAAAGAAGAAAACGAGTCGGTGGTCCAAAGGGTGGCGTCCGATCCGTCCACAGGCGTGCGCGTGGAGGACGTTGCAGAGGACTTTCGCGCGTGGCCCGAGCTCTCGGGCGACTGTCGGCCCGGGCTTCTTCTGTGGCCCGACGCCTACGCGACGGATGGCTTCTTCATGGCGCGGCTTCGCCGCGCATGA
- the rlmN gene encoding 23S rRNA (adenine(2503)-C(2))-methyltransferase RlmN, whose translation MVHLYDFTLSELRAWVERELGERPFRAVQLYEWMYQKRATSFDEMTNLPKALRQRLNEVAYLRSARQAVRQDSKVDPTTKFLLAWPDGVTVESVLMRHQYGNSVCVSSQVGCKMGCTFCASTLGGMIRHMTAGEMVEQVLHSQSLLDAEGKRVSSVVVMGSGEPMDNYDQVMRFVDIITDPHGLNIGQRHITISTVGLVPGIRRLAEEGRNITLAVSLHAPNDTIRGRMMPVNKAYPIAKLMEACHDYYRKTGRRISFEYALVAGENDSLECARELAELVKGLPCHVNLIPVNYVPERGYRRTDKKQIYAFWRALLDAGVNATIRREMGHDIAAACGQLRAQYANRQA comes from the coding sequence ATGGTCCATCTGTACGACTTTACACTCAGCGAGTTGCGCGCGTGGGTCGAGCGAGAACTCGGGGAACGACCGTTTCGCGCTGTGCAATTGTACGAGTGGATGTATCAAAAGCGCGCGACGTCGTTCGATGAGATGACCAATCTGCCCAAGGCGCTCCGCCAGCGGTTGAACGAAGTGGCGTATCTGCGATCCGCCCGGCAGGCGGTGCGGCAGGACTCGAAAGTCGATCCAACGACCAAATTCCTCTTGGCCTGGCCCGACGGCGTGACCGTCGAATCCGTGCTCATGCGCCATCAGTACGGCAACAGCGTCTGCGTTTCCTCGCAGGTCGGGTGCAAAATGGGCTGCACGTTCTGCGCGTCCACGCTCGGCGGTATGATCCGCCACATGACGGCAGGCGAGATGGTGGAGCAGGTGCTGCACAGCCAATCCCTGCTCGACGCCGAGGGTAAGCGCGTATCCTCCGTCGTGGTGATGGGCTCGGGCGAACCCATGGACAACTACGATCAGGTCATGCGCTTTGTCGATATCATCACCGACCCGCACGGCTTGAATATCGGGCAGCGCCACATCACGATCTCGACCGTGGGCCTGGTCCCTGGTATCCGCCGCCTGGCCGAGGAGGGGCGAAACATCACGCTCGCCGTATCCCTGCACGCCCCCAACGACACCATCCGCGGCCGCATGATGCCGGTCAACAAGGCGTACCCGATTGCCAAGTTGATGGAGGCATGTCATGATTACTATCGAAAAACAGGGCGTCGGATCTCGTTCGAATACGCGCTCGTGGCTGGCGAGAACGACAGCCTCGAATGCGCCAGAGAGCTGGCGGAACTCGTCAAGGGATTGCCCTGCCACGTCAATCTGATCCCGGTGAACTACGTCCCGGAGCGTGGATACCGGCGTACGGACAAAAAGCAGATTTACGCCTTTTGGCGGGCGCTGTTGGACGCGGGTGTGAACGCGACCATCCGCCGCGAGATGGGGCACGATATCGCGGCGGCGTGTGGGCAGCTTCGCGCCCAGTACGCGAACCGGCAAGCCTGA
- a CDS encoding Stp1/IreP family PP2C-type Ser/Thr phosphatase: protein MIYAAKSHIGLVRSMNQDGFAVVDGLPVGVLFVVADGMGGPQAGDVASRIAVERVSAYVERHLHDEADPRDVVYLAIADANAEIYRQASAVPEYTGMGTTIVCALALADRMVVAHVGDSRAYGLIGGEFRQITEDHSLVAELVRRGHLSAAEARHHPQRNIVTRSLGTEPASLPDVTEVPWAEGDVLLLCSDGLSNLVEDDELRAFLEQVRGARGQEDVSKTVDAMVQLALARGGTDNVTALVAVHREEDTSA, encoded by the coding sequence ATGATTTACGCGGCCAAGTCGCATATCGGACTGGTGCGCAGCATGAATCAAGACGGATTCGCCGTGGTCGACGGATTGCCTGTGGGCGTGCTGTTCGTGGTGGCGGACGGAATGGGCGGGCCCCAGGCTGGAGACGTGGCGAGCCGCATTGCCGTCGAGCGGGTGAGCGCCTACGTGGAGCGCCACCTGCACGACGAGGCGGATCCGCGCGACGTGGTGTACTTGGCCATTGCGGACGCGAATGCAGAAATCTATCGTCAGGCGTCCGCAGTGCCCGAATACACCGGCATGGGGACGACCATCGTGTGCGCGCTCGCACTCGCGGACAGGATGGTCGTGGCTCATGTGGGCGACAGCCGCGCCTATGGGCTCATCGGCGGTGAGTTTCGCCAAATCACCGAGGACCACAGCCTCGTGGCGGAACTGGTCCGGAGAGGGCACCTGTCGGCCGCCGAGGCCAGGCATCATCCACAGCGCAACATCGTGACGAGATCGCTTGGCACCGAGCCCGCAAGCCTGCCCGATGTGACCGAGGTGCCGTGGGCGGAAGGCGATGTTCTGCTCTTGTGTTCGGACGGGCTGTCGAATCTGGTCGAAGACGACGAGCTGAGAGCGTTTCTGGAGCAGGTTCGCGGCGCTCGAGGACAGGAGGACGTTTCCAAAACCGTGGATGCCATGGTGCAGCTCGCGCTTGCACGGGGCGGGACGGACAACGTGACCGCGCTTGTCGCGGTGCATCGAGAGGAGGATACCAGCGCATGA
- the def gene encoding peptide deformylase has protein sequence MAIRIIRKGEDPVLRQKAHVVTQFTPAIHRLLDDMAETMYDADGIGLAANQIGILKRLVVIDVQPKEDSFAKRAWIELVNPEIVERSGVQREREACLSLPGLSGVVERAAYVRVRAQNRYGEFFELEGRDLLARCLQHEIDHLDGILFTDYLRPEEIERQPVGESSR, from the coding sequence ATGGCCATTCGCATCATTCGCAAAGGAGAAGACCCTGTGCTTCGGCAAAAGGCCCATGTGGTGACACAGTTCACCCCGGCCATTCACCGCCTCCTCGACGACATGGCGGAGACGATGTACGATGCCGACGGCATTGGCCTGGCGGCCAATCAGATCGGGATTTTGAAGCGACTTGTCGTGATCGACGTGCAGCCGAAGGAAGACAGTTTTGCGAAGCGGGCGTGGATCGAGCTGGTCAATCCCGAAATCGTGGAGCGAAGCGGCGTGCAGCGGGAACGGGAGGCGTGCCTTTCCCTGCCGGGGCTTTCGGGCGTGGTGGAGCGCGCCGCGTACGTGCGCGTGCGGGCGCAGAACCGGTATGGGGAGTTTTTCGAATTGGAAGGCCGTGATCTCTTGGCCCGTTGCTTGCAGCACGAGATCGACCACCTGGATGGCATCCTGTTCACCGACTACCTGCGGCCGGAGGAGATTGAGCGCCAGCCGGTCGGAGAGTCGTCGCGATGA
- the priA gene encoding replication restart helicase PriA — protein MTARTIRVAEVVVDGTALFLDKRFSYAVPPGVDVAPGMRVVVPMRSSMRSGIVWALREASGATDLRPLARVVDRAPVLTSDQMRMAEWLCDRYAATLPEAVSAILPGAFRLRVRSVLVPAAGAEIPDDVRGLALFQHIAEAEPALSDIRAKSRHDERMVRAWMTAGFLREEIRVDEAVGEKRQAYLVGSAPADVLRREAEARRRRARRQSDCLEVLADVGEVAWDKRLYPPASVQPLVAAGLVRVEERRASHRWAAGEELERWPELTPYQARAVRDLAEMADQGHGVALLHGVTGSGKTEVYMHLIRRAIEDGGQALVLVPEIALTPQLVRRFERRFGGQVAVLHSGLSLGERREEWTRVLDGDASVVIGARSAVFAPMRALKLVVIDEEHEPSYKQEDAPHYDAREVAMWRAKQAGALVILGSATPSLSSMYRVEQGSAKLVSLPVRANQRPLPPIEIIDMREELRTGNRSIFSRRLAAELEATVSRDMQAILFLNRRGFAHAALCRACGHSMECPRCDIHLTVHRSAEGHVLVCHYCGHEEPLARRCPDCGEEALMPYGLGTEQVEEHLRRAWPSMRVLRMDLDTTRRKGSLQAIIERFQAGEADVLVGTQMIAKGLDFPRVRLVGVVAADAMLTLPDYRANERAFQLLTQVAGRAGRAETDGITLIQTYQPGHRAVEAAKQHDYRLFYERERESRAFFRYPPFCELAVFLASHSEERLARGAAARFERELGRSPSARSLVVLPAGPSGIRRIDNVYRYQVVMKYAAWQDVKEDVVRAYRLVKEKMNRLGGSAVLDVNAQRIG, from the coding sequence ATGACCGCTCGGACCATCCGCGTCGCGGAGGTCGTGGTCGATGGGACAGCGCTGTTTTTGGACAAGCGGTTCAGCTACGCCGTGCCGCCCGGTGTCGACGTGGCGCCGGGCATGCGCGTCGTGGTGCCGATGCGCTCGTCCATGCGTTCCGGCATCGTGTGGGCGCTCCGGGAAGCCTCCGGCGCGACGGATTTGCGCCCCCTCGCGCGCGTGGTCGATCGCGCCCCTGTCCTGACGAGCGACCAAATGCGGATGGCGGAGTGGCTGTGCGACCGTTACGCCGCCACGCTGCCCGAGGCGGTCTCGGCCATCCTGCCGGGGGCGTTCCGGCTGCGCGTGCGCAGCGTGCTCGTCCCGGCTGCGGGCGCCGAGATTCCCGACGACGTGCGAGGCCTGGCCCTGTTTCAACACATCGCCGAGGCCGAGCCGGCGTTAAGCGACATTCGGGCGAAATCTCGACATGACGAGCGCATGGTCAGGGCGTGGATGACGGCAGGGTTTCTGCGAGAAGAGATCCGGGTGGACGAGGCGGTCGGCGAGAAACGGCAGGCATACTTGGTCGGCTCGGCGCCGGCGGACGTGTTGCGGCGTGAGGCGGAGGCCCGCAGGCGCCGGGCGAGGCGACAGAGCGACTGCCTGGAAGTGTTGGCGGATGTGGGCGAAGTCGCCTGGGACAAGCGGCTGTACCCGCCGGCTTCCGTTCAGCCGCTCGTGGCTGCGGGGCTCGTGCGCGTCGAGGAACGCCGCGCGTCGCACCGGTGGGCGGCCGGGGAGGAACTCGAACGTTGGCCGGAGCTCACGCCGTACCAGGCGCGCGCAGTGAGGGACTTGGCCGAGATGGCGGATCAGGGTCACGGCGTCGCGCTGCTACACGGCGTGACGGGGAGCGGCAAGACGGAGGTGTACATGCACCTCATCCGGCGGGCCATCGAGGATGGCGGTCAGGCGCTCGTGCTGGTGCCGGAAATCGCGCTGACGCCGCAGCTCGTGCGGCGGTTTGAGCGCCGCTTTGGGGGGCAAGTCGCGGTGTTGCACTCCGGCCTCTCGCTGGGGGAGCGGCGCGAAGAGTGGACCAGGGTCTTGGACGGCGACGCGAGTGTGGTCATTGGCGCGCGATCGGCGGTGTTTGCGCCGATGCGGGCGCTGAAGCTCGTCGTGATCGACGAAGAACACGAGCCGTCGTACAAACAGGAGGATGCGCCGCATTACGACGCGCGCGAGGTGGCGATGTGGCGCGCGAAACAGGCGGGTGCGCTTGTCATCCTGGGTTCTGCGACGCCCTCGCTCAGCTCGATGTACCGCGTGGAACAAGGGAGCGCGAAGCTGGTCTCGCTTCCGGTTCGCGCGAACCAGCGCCCTCTGCCGCCGATCGAAATTATCGATATGCGGGAGGAGCTTAGGACGGGAAACCGATCCATCTTCAGCCGCAGACTGGCCGCCGAGCTCGAGGCGACGGTCTCGCGCGACATGCAGGCCATCCTGTTTCTGAACCGGCGGGGGTTTGCGCATGCGGCGCTGTGCAGGGCGTGCGGCCACAGCATGGAGTGCCCGCGCTGCGACATTCACCTCACGGTTCACCGCAGCGCGGAGGGACACGTCCTGGTGTGCCACTACTGTGGCCATGAGGAGCCGCTTGCCAGGCGCTGCCCCGACTGCGGCGAGGAGGCCCTGATGCCGTACGGCCTCGGCACGGAGCAGGTCGAGGAGCATTTGCGCAGGGCGTGGCCGTCGATGCGCGTGCTGCGCATGGACCTCGACACGACGAGGAGAAAGGGATCGCTCCAGGCGATCATCGAACGGTTTCAAGCGGGGGAAGCGGACGTCCTCGTGGGCACCCAGATGATCGCGAAGGGCCTCGACTTCCCGCGCGTGCGGCTGGTGGGCGTGGTGGCGGCCGACGCGATGCTGACGCTTCCGGACTATCGCGCCAATGAGCGCGCGTTTCAGCTGTTGACGCAGGTGGCGGGCCGGGCAGGGCGGGCGGAGACGGACGGGATCACGCTCATTCAGACGTATCAGCCGGGCCACCGGGCCGTAGAAGCGGCGAAACAGCATGACTATCGCCTGTTTTACGAGCGGGAGCGGGAGAGCCGCGCGTTCTTTCGCTATCCGCCGTTCTGCGAGCTCGCGGTGTTTCTTGCATCTCACTCGGAGGAGCGCTTGGCGCGAGGCGCCGCGGCCCGATTCGAGCGAGAGCTTGGGCGGTCTCCCTCGGCCAGGTCGCTCGTGGTGTTGCCGGCCGGGCCGAGTGGAATTCGAAGAATTGACAACGTCTATCGATATCAGGTTGTGATGAAGTACGCCGCGTGGCAGGATGTGAAGGAAGACGTGGTGCGCGCATACCGGTTGGTGAAGGAGAAGATGAACCGGCTGGGCGGGTCGGCGGTGCTCGACGTGAACGCTCAGCGGATCGGCTGA
- the rsgA gene encoding ribosome small subunit-dependent GTPase A, which produces MREGRVIRAISGFFDVFDDGNVVRCRARGVFKVKGTTVLVGDFVRYEPTGTQEGVIREVLERRTELIRPPIANVDHVVIACSFVTPDLNLYMLDKILLLASVARVEPTIAFTKADLASPENVRAICDLYRRAGYTAMAVAAKQALGVAEIRARLQGRVTVLAGPSGAGKSTLASALAPGMAFKTGEVSGKIGRGRQTTRHVELVRLDDDTWMADAPGFSQLQVPVASRDVKHHFPEFRAWADACAYRDCLHLDEEACAVRRAAEEGRVAPSRYASYRQLYQEAREQELNAY; this is translated from the coding sequence GTGAGAGAAGGGCGAGTGATACGCGCCATCAGCGGGTTTTTTGACGTCTTCGACGACGGGAACGTCGTCCGATGCCGGGCGCGCGGCGTGTTCAAGGTCAAGGGCACGACGGTGCTCGTCGGGGACTTCGTCCGCTACGAGCCCACGGGAACCCAGGAGGGCGTCATCCGCGAGGTGCTCGAGCGGCGCACGGAACTCATCCGCCCGCCCATCGCCAACGTCGATCACGTCGTGATCGCCTGTTCCTTCGTCACGCCGGATCTGAACCTGTACATGCTCGACAAAATCCTGTTGCTGGCGAGCGTGGCGCGCGTGGAACCGACCATCGCGTTCACGAAGGCGGACCTCGCCTCGCCCGAAAACGTGCGCGCGATCTGCGACCTGTATCGGCGCGCCGGTTACACGGCGATGGCCGTCGCCGCGAAGCAAGCCCTGGGGGTGGCCGAGATCCGCGCGCGGTTGCAGGGGCGCGTGACCGTGCTCGCGGGCCCCTCCGGCGCGGGCAAGTCGACGCTCGCAAGCGCCTTGGCGCCGGGAATGGCATTTAAGACGGGCGAGGTCAGTGGGAAAATCGGCCGAGGTCGGCAGACCACCCGGCACGTGGAATTGGTCCGGCTTGACGACGACACCTGGATGGCGGATGCACCCGGTTTCAGTCAGCTTCAGGTGCCCGTCGCGTCGAGGGACGTGAAACATCACTTTCCCGAATTTCGAGCGTGGGCGGATGCATGCGCGTATCGCGATTGCCTTCACCTCGACGAGGAGGCATGCGCCGTCAGGCGAGCCGCGGAGGAAGGGCGAGTCGCACCAAGCCGTTACGCATCGTACAGACAGTTGTATCAGGAAGCGCGTGAACAGGAGTTGAATGCATATTGA
- the fmt gene encoding methionyl-tRNA formyltransferase produces the protein MTVRALFLGTPDFAVPSLEALCRLGYEVAVITQPDRPRGRARKLAPPAVKARALELGLPVWQPERLRDAWEDARRFAPDLIVTAAYGNILTERWLRLPQVGAVNVHASLLPRWRGAAPIQRAILAGDEETGITLMEMVRELDAGPILAQAPVAIKPDDTAGSLHDKLAALGGEVCERYLPRYVAGELAAMPQPEEGVTYADKLTRADEWIDWTSGADVIDRQVRALAPVPGATAVLTTGEELKVLAGRAADAEPFGDPGEVKPCGDALLVSCGEGVYEIAEVKPSGRRAMPAGAFWRGLREDGVRMRRKATDDR, from the coding sequence ATGACGGTGCGCGCGCTCTTTCTCGGGACGCCGGACTTTGCCGTGCCGAGCCTGGAGGCGCTCTGCCGCCTGGGCTACGAGGTGGCCGTCATCACGCAGCCGGATCGGCCGCGGGGCCGGGCCCGGAAACTCGCGCCGCCCGCGGTCAAGGCGCGGGCCCTCGAGCTCGGCCTGCCCGTGTGGCAGCCGGAGCGCCTGCGCGACGCGTGGGAGGACGCGCGCCGATTTGCGCCCGATCTGATCGTCACGGCGGCGTACGGCAACATCTTGACGGAGCGCTGGCTGCGCCTTCCGCAGGTGGGCGCGGTCAACGTGCATGCGTCGCTGCTTCCGCGCTGGCGCGGCGCAGCGCCTATTCAGCGGGCGATTTTGGCCGGCGATGAAGAGACAGGCATCACGCTGATGGAGATGGTCCGCGAGCTCGACGCAGGGCCCATCCTTGCGCAGGCGCCTGTCGCGATCAAGCCCGACGACACGGCCGGATCGCTTCACGACAAACTGGCGGCGCTCGGGGGCGAGGTGTGCGAGCGCTACCTCCCGCGCTACGTCGCGGGCGAGCTTGCGGCCATGCCGCAGCCGGAGGAAGGCGTGACGTACGCGGACAAGCTGACGCGCGCGGACGAGTGGATCGACTGGACGAGCGGCGCGGACGTGATCGACCGCCAGGTGCGCGCGCTCGCGCCGGTGCCGGGCGCGACGGCGGTGCTGACCACCGGGGAGGAACTGAAGGTCCTCGCGGGGCGTGCAGCCGACGCAGAGCCGTTTGGCGATCCCGGCGAGGTGAAGCCTTGCGGCGACGCGCTCCTGGTCTCGTGCGGCGAAGGCGTGTACGAGATCGCCGAAGTGAAGCCGAGCGGCCGCCGCGCGATGCCGGCCGGCGCGTTTTGGCGGGGACTTCGGGAGGACGGCGTGCGCATGAGGAGGAAGGCGACGGATGATCGCTGA
- the pknB gene encoding Stk1 family PASTA domain-containing Ser/Thr kinase: protein MTARALGGRYRLEQKIGEGGMAEVYRATDMLLDRTVAVKMLRTQYAEDEEFVRRFRQEAQAAARLSHPNIVNVYDVGVEDGQQYIVMEYVDGPTLKDVIVERAPLRVEEVIRISRQICSALQHAHELHVVHRDIKPHNILLTKTGQVKVADFGIARAATGQTITHRQATTVLGSVHYFSPEQARGGPTDAKSDIYSLGIVMYEMLTGKLPFEGESPVTVALKHLRDPFVEPRQLNKEIPQSVENIVLRCLAKEPESRYPDMAAVMADLDRALERPNVPKYTPSGGVDDRTIVVPAMGDRLSEALKSAGTEGDSEEDGGRAKPPMARWKRVSLITGIVILSVVALGLGGYAAIDIVTKLLTVPNVELPSVVGKPVASAVATLEAAGFSRQQIQEKFEPNLKAASGIVYQQSPAGNTQVKKTRDITLYVSQGAPKVAVPDVTNEPLDQAKQALVSAGFSANNIVVQTETSDSVPSGDVISSDPSPGTQVPITAKITLTVSQQQYVTVPKLVGLTLQQAEAAIQAAGLTLGTVTPSDLVNQNPLVSYVYPYIQGDRVPAGSTINLYVVPNPASVAPSNETGNSTGNATTGSNNASQGDNAGNGTNAVGNTVGGANNSTQPTAGAVPQPPQPPAGGPPGHQKRKGH from the coding sequence ATGACGGCGCGCGCGCTCGGGGGGCGCTACCGTCTCGAGCAAAAAATTGGGGAAGGCGGCATGGCCGAGGTCTACCGCGCCACGGATATGCTGCTCGATCGAACGGTGGCCGTAAAGATGCTGCGCACCCAGTATGCGGAGGACGAGGAGTTCGTCCGCCGTTTTCGCCAGGAGGCGCAGGCCGCTGCGCGCCTGTCTCATCCCAACATCGTCAACGTCTACGACGTCGGCGTGGAGGACGGCCAGCAGTACATCGTCATGGAGTATGTCGACGGCCCCACGCTGAAGGACGTGATCGTCGAGCGTGCGCCGCTTCGGGTCGAGGAAGTCATCCGCATCAGCCGGCAAATCTGCTCGGCGCTGCAGCATGCGCACGAACTGCATGTCGTGCACCGCGATATCAAGCCGCACAACATCCTGCTGACCAAAACCGGGCAGGTGAAAGTGGCCGACTTTGGCATCGCCAGGGCCGCGACGGGGCAGACCATCACGCACCGTCAGGCGACCACGGTGCTCGGCTCCGTTCACTATTTTTCGCCTGAGCAGGCGCGGGGCGGGCCCACGGACGCCAAGAGCGACATCTACTCGCTCGGGATCGTCATGTACGAGATGTTGACGGGCAAACTTCCATTTGAGGGAGAGTCCCCGGTCACGGTTGCGCTCAAACATCTTCGCGATCCGTTTGTCGAGCCGCGCCAGCTCAACAAGGAAATTCCGCAGAGCGTGGAAAACATCGTCTTGCGCTGCTTGGCGAAGGAGCCGGAGAGCCGGTATCCCGACATGGCGGCGGTCATGGCCGATCTCGACAGGGCGCTCGAGCGGCCGAACGTGCCGAAGTACACGCCCTCGGGCGGCGTCGATGATCGGACCATCGTCGTGCCTGCCATGGGCGATCGGCTGAGCGAGGCGCTGAAATCGGCGGGAACCGAGGGCGATTCGGAAGAGGATGGGGGGCGAGCCAAGCCTCCCATGGCGCGCTGGAAAAGGGTCAGCCTCATCACGGGCATCGTCATCCTGTCCGTGGTGGCCCTTGGCCTTGGGGGCTACGCTGCCATTGACATCGTCACGAAACTGTTGACGGTCCCGAATGTGGAGTTGCCGTCCGTGGTCGGCAAGCCCGTCGCGTCCGCCGTGGCGACGCTCGAGGCCGCGGGCTTCTCCCGGCAGCAGATTCAGGAGAAGTTTGAGCCCAATCTCAAGGCGGCATCGGGAATCGTGTATCAGCAGTCTCCCGCAGGAAACACCCAGGTGAAAAAGACGCGGGACATCACGCTGTACGTCAGCCAGGGCGCACCGAAAGTGGCGGTGCCAGACGTCACCAACGAACCTCTGGACCAGGCGAAGCAGGCCCTGGTCAGCGCGGGCTTCTCCGCGAACAACATTGTGGTGCAGACCGAGACGAGCGACTCGGTGCCGTCGGGCGATGTCATCTCAAGCGATCCGTCTCCTGGGACGCAGGTCCCCATCACGGCGAAGATCACCCTGACCGTGAGCCAACAGCAGTATGTCACCGTGCCGAAGCTCGTGGGCTTGACGCTGCAGCAGGCGGAGGCGGCCATCCAAGCGGCCGGACTCACCTTGGGCACCGTGACGCCGAGCGATCTCGTCAACCAAAATCCGCTCGTATCGTACGTCTATCCTTACATTCAGGGGGACCGCGTGCCGGCGGGATCGACCATCAACCTATACGTGGTGCCGAACCCGGCGTCCGTTGCGCCGTCGAACGAGACGGGCAACAGCACGGGGAACGCAACCACCGGCTCGAACAACGCGTCCCAGGGCGACAACGCGGGGAACGGCACGAACGCTGTGGGGAACACGGTCGGCGGGGCGAACAACAGCACGCAGCCCACGGCTGGAGCTGTGCCTCAGCCACCCCAGCCGCCTGCCGGGGGCCCGCCCGGGCACCAGAAGCGCAAGGGGCATTGA